The nucleotide window AAGTCCGTTCACGATCGGATCTACATCGAATCGATCGCGTCAGTCCGGAATGTGAACCCGGATGACCGCTCAGCTTTACCCACGAGACGGACGTTTGGGGAGAGCTGACTGAGGCGTGAAGTGTTCATGGCGTAATTCCGCCATACGCCATGCGGTCGATCTCCGGCCAAACCGGTACGGTCGGATGCCTCTGGCGTAACGTGCGGCCATGCGCGAGCAGTTGCGGGTGGCGGCCTACGCCGTATGCGTGCGGGACGGGCGGATGCTCCTCGCACGCTGGGTGGCGAGGGACGGCGGCAGGCGCTGGACGCTGCCGGGCGGCGGCATGGACCACGGCGAGGACCCGTACGACACCGTCGTCCGGGAGGCCGAGGAGGAGACCGGCTACACGGTCGAACCCCTCGCCCTGCTCGGCGTCGACTCGAACCGGCTCATCCGTCCGCGCCGTTTCGGCGGCACCGACTTCCAGGGCCTGCGCCTCGTCTACGAGGCCCGCGTCACCGGCGGCGAACTGCGCCACGAGACCGGCGGCTCCACCGACATGGCGGCCTGGCACCCGCTCGACGAGGTGCCCGCGCTGGAACGCGTGGGGCTCGTCGACGTGGGACTCGCGCTCTGGCGGGAGCGCCCCGCGGCCGGGCGGGTGACGGGCGTCCCGGAACATCCCGCGGACACCTGAATCCGGACGGCGGACCCGTCCCCTACCCCGCCGGATGAACATGGAGTGACCGGCCCCCCTCCGTCCGGAGAGGGCTCGGTGGACGCGCAGGGTAGTCCGAGATCGACGTACGGTGATGGGCGTCGTGCGTTGCCGTCCAGTTAACGCACAGGCCACCCCCGGTGCCAACCATCCAGTAAGAGCGGGAAGTTCGCGTGAGCGGACCGCCCGCGACCTCTGCTGAAGCGTCCGCACCCGGGGAGACCGCGCCATGTCGCGCATACGCTCTGTCGCCACCGCCGCTCGTGACCGCCGCGCCTTCCTGGCCGCCACCGGGGCGGTGTCCCTCTCCGCGGGCATCGGCCTCGCGCTGCGGCCCGGGACCGGCGAGGCCGCCGCCGGCACCGCCGCCACCACGCACGGCCGGCCCGTCGCCGTCTCCCGCAGGGCGCCTGCCGCGCCCCTGGCCCCGTACACCCGCGGCACCAGCCTCTCGACCGTCGCGGCCGCCCGCCCGGGGTCCGGGTACCGGCGGCTCGGCGACGGGCCCGCCTGGCCGCGCGTCGTCCGCGGCGACCTGGCCGCGCCCGGCGCCGGCCGGGCCGAACGGCGCACCGCGCTCGCCGCGTTCGTGCAGTTCACCGACCTGCACCTGGTCGACGTGCAGCACCCGCTGCGGTACGAGTACCTGCGCGCGCAGACCGCCAGTGCCTGGCGCCCCCAGGAGTCCCTGTCGGTGGCCGGCGCGGTCTCGCTCGTCGAGCGGGTCAACGCGCTGCGCGGCGCCCCCGTCACCGGCTCCCCGCTGCACTTCGTGATGACCACCGGCGACAACACCGACAACAACGCCAGGACGGAACTGGACTGGTTCCTGAAGGTGATGAGCGGTGGCCGCATCACCCCCAACTCCGGTGACCCGGACCGCTACGAGGGTGTCCAGAACAGCGACCTCACGCTGTACTGGCAGCCCGAGTCGGCCCTGCGCGACGCCGACAAGCAGCTCGGCTTCCCGCGCATCGACGGCTTCCTCGCCGCCGCGATCCGCGAACTGCGCAGCCCCGGCCTCAACCTGCCCTGGTACTCCACGGTCGGCAACCACGACTCCCTGCCCGGCGGCTGCTACGCGCCCGGCGACTCCTTCTTCGCCGACTTCGCGGTCGGCGGCAGGAAGCTGATGACGCTCGACGAGTCGGTCGGCACCGCCCTGTGGAAGAACGTGAAGAAGGGCGGCGACCCCAGGGGCGCCGGCTTCAAGGAGATGCTCACGTCCGAGGGGCGAAGGATGCGTTCGGTCACCCCGGACGAGGGCCGCGCCCCCTTCACCCCCGCCGAGTACCTGCGGGCGCACCTCGACCCGGCCCACACGGGCGCCGGCCCCGTCGGACACGGCTACTCGCAGGCCAACCTCGCCGCGGGGACCCAGTACTACACGTTCCGGATCGCCGACGACCTGCTCGGGATCAGCCTCGACACCACCGACCCGGGCGGCCACTACGAGGGCTCGCTCGGCACCGCGCAGCTGCGGTGGCTGGAGCGCACGCTCAAGGCGGCCGGGAAGGACGGGGAACACGTCATCGTCTTCAGCCACCACACCAGCAGGACGATGCGCAACCTCCGCGAGGACCCGGCGCACCCGGGGGAGCGGCGGCACGGCGGCGACGAGGTGCTGGCCGTGCTCGGCGCCCACCGCCCGGTGCTGGCCTGGGTGAACGGCCACAGCCACAAGAACGACATCACCCCGCACCCCGCCCCGGGCGGCCGCTCCTTCTGGGAGGTCTCCACCGCCTCGCACGTCGACTTCCCGCAGCTCGCCCGGGTGATCGAGATCGCCGACAACCACGACGGCACGCTCTCCCTGTTCACCACGCTCATCGAGTCCGCGGCCCCGCACAGGACGAACGTCGACGACCTCTCCCAGACGGGCCTGGCAGCCCTCTACCGGGAACTCTCCTTCAATGCCCCGGGCGCCCGCACGGACCTGAGCGGCGCCCCGGAGGACCGCAACACGGAACTCGTCCTGAAGAAGAGCTGAACGGAGGCGCCCCGTAGGGGGCGCGGGGAACTGCGCGCCCAGCCACGACGCACCCGCGCCCGCCGCACGACCACGCGGCCCCGTTCCCTCAGCGCGGCAGCACCACGACGTACGCGGCGGGTTCACGGTCCCCGGCCGCCATCAGAGCCGTACGCACCACCGTCGCCTGCTGCTCGGCCGAGTCCCGCAGCTTCTTCGGCGTGACGTGCACGACGGTGATCCCGAGCCGCTCCAGCTGCTCACGCTTGCGGGCGTACTCGGACCAGATGTCGTCGTCGTGGCGCGGCGCCCGCGTGTCCAGTTCGAGGGCGACGGCGTGGTCGGGCCAGTACGCGTCGAGCCCGCCGAGCGACGGCCCGCCGGGCAGCCGCAGGTCCACGTTCCAGACCGGGTCGGGCAGACCGTGCTCCGCGACCATCCGGTAGAGCCGGTCCTCGGCGATGGCCCGGCCCTCGGCGAGCAGCGAGTCGACCGCGTCCACCACGTGGGGCCGGCTCAGCAGCCGGGCCTGCGTCAGCTCCCGTACGACGGCGGCCGGCTCGCAGTGGCCGCCGCGTACCGCCTCGGTGAGCAGCCGGCGCACCACCCCCGCGTCCGTGAGGTCGGCGACCGCGTCGGCCAGCGCGCGCGGGACGGGCGCCACCGGGACACCGGCGAGCTCCACGGGCTGCGGCATGGCGGGCGTACGGACGATGCGGACGCAGCCCGTCGAGCGCAGCCGGCGCAGCCGCGGGACGAGGACGTCGACGCGGTCCAGGGACCCCGGCGGGGGAGCCGACGGGAAGCCGTACAGGGCGAGCGCCGCGAGACCGGTGACCATCGCGTCGGCGTACCGCTGCGGGGCGTGCGGTCCGTCACCGCCGGGCTGGAGGGGGACGCCCGGCTCGGTGACGGGGGAGCGGGCCGCGTACAGCAGGACGGCGTGCAGCCGCTCCTCCGTGGTGGCGGGGCCCGGCCGGAGCAGGAAGACGCCCGGCAGCAGCTGCTGCCAGGAGCCGCCGGGCCGGCACCGGGTGGTGACGTCGGCGCCGCTCACGCCCCGCGCCCGCAGCTGGGCGGTGGTCAGGACACGCTGCTGTACGTCGGCGAGGTGGCGCAGGGGGCGGGGGGAGAGCGGGGTGTTGTGGTTCATGACCTCGAATCTGCCGCGCCCGGCCGCCCCGCTAACCGCTGTTACAAGCCCGTCGTCAAAACCGGACAACCCTGCCCTAAAGTCCGGCCGCCCGACTGCCGAAACCCCCTGGTCCACCGGGGGTCACGGCATGGACCACCCGAATTCCGTAACCGTTGCGAACGGTCCCGACGTCAACCTCCAAGCGCACGCCCCCCATTAGGGGCGCGGGGAACGGCGCAATCCTTCAGGGGCGCGGGGAACTGCGCGACAAGCCACGACGCACCCGCACCCGCGCCCGCATCCGACAACGGTCACCCGGCGGAGCCCCCGTCGCACACCTGCCCCCGCAGCGCCCGCGCGAGGTCGTCCCGGGCCTCCAGCACCAACCTCCGGAGCGCGGGCGCGGCCTCCCCGTGGGAGGCGAGCCACGCGTCGGCCGCGTCCAGCGTCTCCCGGGAGTCCTGCAGCGAGGGGAACAGCCCGCGCACCACGTCCATCCCGATCTGGATCGACCGCTCCTCCCACACCCGCTCGATCACCTCGAAGTACTTCGACGCGTACGGCGCGCAGAGCTCCCGGTGCGACGCCTGCGCGAACCCGGAGATCGTCGCCTCCACCAGCGCGTTGGACAGCGCGTCCGACTCCACCACGGCGGCCCACGCCTGCGCCTTGACCGCCGCGGACGGCCGGGCCGCCAGGCACCGCACCTGGTGCCGCTTGCCGGAGGCGGTGTCGTCGCGGGCGAGCTCCGCGGCGAGCACGCCCTCGTCCGCCGCCCCGTGCGCGGCGAGCGGCTCCAGGAACGCCCACCGCAGCTCCTGGTCCACCTCGAGCCCGTCGATCTTCTCCGTGCCCTCCAGCAGACCCGAGAGCATCTGCAGGTCGGCCCCGCCGGTGGCGACGGCCGCGAAGAACCGCGCCCACGTCAGCTGGTGCTGGCCGCCCGGCTCGGCGGACCGCAGTTCCCGCAGCGCGCCCTCGGCGAGCAGCCGCCCGCCGGTCTCCCGCCACCCGGGCGCCGCGTAGAAGGTGAGCGCGGAGTCCGCCCAGGCGTGCAGCGTCTGCAGCACGCCGATGTCCGACTCGCGGCCCGCGAAGCGCAGCACCAGGCCGACGAAGTCCCGCGCGGGCATGAGCGCGTCCCGGGTCAGGTTCCACAGCGCCGACCAGCACAGGGCGCGGGCCAGCGGGTCGGTGATGTCGCCGAGGTGGGCGCGCAGCGTGTCCAGCGACCCCTCGTCGAAGCGGATCTTGCAGTACGTGAGGTCGTCGTCGTTGACGAGGACCAGCTCGGGGGCGTCCGCGCCGGCCAGCTCGCCGACGACCGTGCGCGGACCGTCGACGTCCACCTCGGCGCGCGCGTACCGCACGAGCGGGCCGTCCGCGTCCTCCTTGCGGTAGAGGCCCACCGCGACCCGGTGCGGACGCAGTTCGGGGTGCGACTCGGCGGCGTCCTGCAGGACCGTCAGCTCGGCGACGCGGCCCTCCGCGTCGAGGATCACCTGCGGGGTGAGGGAGTTGACCCCGGCCGTCTGCAGCCAGGACCGCGACCAGGCCGTCATGTCGCGCCCGCTCGTCTCCTCCAGCGCCGCCAGCAGGTCACCGAGACGGGTGTTCCCGTACGCGTGCCGCTTGAAGTAGCGGCGGGAGCCCTCCAGGAAGGCGTCCCGGCCCGCGTACGCCACCAGCTGCTTGAGGACCGAGGCCCCCTTGGCGTACGTGATCCCGTCGAAGTTGAGCTTGGCGTCCTCCAGGTCGCGGATGTCGGCCGTGACCGGGTGCGTGGAGGGCAGCTGGTCGGCGCGGTACGCCCACGCCTTGCGGTTGTTGGCGAAGGTGGTCCAGCCGTTGGTGAAGCGGGTCGCCTCGACCATCGAGAACGTGCCCATGAAGTCCGCGAAGGACTCCTTGAGCCACAGGTCGTCCCACCACACCATGGTCACCAGGTCGCCGAACCACATGTGGGCCATCTCGTGCAGGATGACGTTCGCCCGGCGCTCGTACGACGCCTGGGTCACGTTGCCGCGGAAGATGAACTCCTCGCGGAAGGTCACGAGGCCCGGGTTCTCCATCGCGCCGAGGTTGTACTCGGGCACGAACGCCTGGTCGTACTTCCCGAACGGGTACGGGTAGTCGAAGTGGTCGTGGAAGAAGTCCAGGCCCTGCTTCGTGACCAGGAAGACGTCGTCGGCGTCGAAGTGCCTGGCGAGGCCCTTGCGGCAGAGCGCGCCGAGTGGGATCTCCAGCCGGCTGCCGTCGTCCAGGACACGCTCGTACAGGTCGGTCACGTAGTGGTAGGGGCCCGCGACGACCGCCGTGATGTACGTCGAGATCGGCTTGGTCCCGGCGAACCGCCAGACCCCGTCGACCAGTTCACCCACGCCGTTGCTCCACACGACCCAGCCCTCGGGGGCCCGCACCTCGAAGCGGAAGGGCGCCTTGAGGTCGGGCTGCTCGAAGCCCGCGAAGACCCGGCGGGCGTCGGCCGGCTCGTACTGCGTGTAGAGGTAGACCTCGCCGTCCTCCGGGTCGACGAAGCGGTGCATGCCCTCACCGGTGCGGCTGTACGCGCACTGGGCGTCGACCACCAGCTCGTTGTCCTCGGCCAGGTCCTCCAAGAGGATGCGCGAGCCGTCGAAGACCGCGCCCGGGTCGAGGTCCCTGCCGTTCAGCGAGACGGCCGTGACGGCCGGCGCGACCAGGTCCGCGAAGCTCGTGGCGCCCGGCTCGGCGCTGCGGAACCGGACGGTCGTCACCGACCGGAAGGTACGCGGCCCGGTCCCGGTGTCCGTACCGCCCACCGCGGAGCGCAGGTCCAGGGACACCTCGTACTCCTCGACGGACAGCAGTGCCGCCCGCTCGCGGGCCTCGTCGCGGGACAGATTCTCACCGGGCACGGGCGGCACTCCCTCGTGGCGTCATGGATACGGGTCGCATACGTGTGAACAGGACCGATCCTGCCATGCGCCCCTGACGCGGGGTACCCGGGAATGGCGCGGGCGGCCGATCGCGTTGACCCTTGAAGCAGCATCCAGGACCCCTCTACACCCGACGGACCCCGACCGACCCCGACCGAGGAGAAGCATGTCCGAGCAGACGTCCGCCAAGACTCCTGTCGACTTCTGGTTCGACCCGCTGTGCCCCTGGGCATGGATGACCTCGCGATGGGTCCTGGAGGTGGAGAAGGTCCGGGACATCGAGGTCCACTGGCACATCATGAGCCTTGCGGTGCTGAACGAGCCGAAGCTGGACGAGCTGCCCGACGAGTACCGCGAGATGCTGTCCACCACGGCCTGGCAGCCGGTCCGCGTGGTGACCGCGGCCGCGCAGAAGCACGGCGCCGACATCCTCGGCCCGCTCTACACCGCGCTCGGCAACCGCATCCACAACGACGGTCTCGGCCCGACGAAGGAGGCGATCGCCGGCGCGCTCGACGAGGTCGGCCTGCCCGCCGACCTGATCGACTACGCCGACCAGGCGGACTTCGAGTTCGACGCCGAGCTGCGCGCCTCCCACAAGGAGGGCATCGACAAGGTCGGCCAGGACGTCGGCACGCCCGTCATCGCGGTGCCCGGCGCCGACGGCGAGCAGATCGCCTTCTTCGGCCCGGTCGTCACCCCGGCACCCAAGGGCGAGGAGGCCGCCAGGCTCTGGGACGGCACGCTGCTCGTGGCCTCGGTCCCGGGCTTCTACGAACTGAAGCGCACCCGCACGAAGGGCCCGGACTTCAGCAACCTGTAGGAGTGCGGCGGTCCGTCCCGTTTGCAGGTGATGCACCGCATGTTCCTCGGATGGGGCATTCCGGCGCCGTGCACCGGAGGCCTCCGTACCGACAGGCCCCCGCAAGCCAGTGCTTGCGGGGGCCGTGGGTCGTGTGTGCCGCAGGAGGCGCAGGTCAGGCCACCGGTGTGTAGTGCGACGCGTCGCCCGTGATCGAGTGGCTCTCCTTGCCCTCGATGCCGACCGGGACGTCCCCGGCCACCGTCACGCGGTTCAGGCGGCGCGGCAGGCCGTCGTAGTTGTCGACGGCGTAGTGCTGGGTGATGCGGTTGTCGAACAGCACCAGCTGGTTCGGCGACCACCGGTGCCGCAGGACGTTCTCGGGCCGTACGACGTACGCCTGGAGCAGGTCGAGGACCTTGCGGGACTCGGTCACCGACAGGCCGGTGACCCGCTGGGCGAAGCCGCCGATGAACAGCCCGCGCTCGCCGGTCAGCGGGTGCACCCGGACCACGGGGTGGACGGTGCGGTACGTGACGGACGTGAACTGGGCGCGCTGCGCGGCCTGCGCCTCGTCGACCTCCTCCTCGGGCACCGCGTAGTCGTAGTCGTTGGTGTGCTCGGCCCACAGCGTGTCCGCGAACCGCCGCAGGGGCTCGGGCAGGTTCCGGTAGGCGGCGGCCGAGTTGGCGATCAGCGTCTCGCCCCCGTACGGCGGGACCGTGATGCTGCGCAGGGTGCTGGCCTGCGGCGGGTTGAGGACGAACGTGACGTCGGTGTGCCAGTGGTTGGCGGCCCGCCCGCGCTCGCTGTCGACGGGCAGCACGTTCGGGGCGTCCGCCACGGCGGGCACGGTCGGATGGGCGGTCGTCAGGTCGCCGAAGTGGCGGGCGAACGCCTGCTGGCCCTCGTCGTCCAGGCCGACGTCGTCGAAGACCAGCGCCTTGTGCTCGTCGAGGGCGGCCCGCAGGACGGTGACGGTCTCCTCGTCGAGCGGTTTGCCGATGTCGACGCCGGAAACCTGCGCGCCGATCCTCGCGGTGACCTTGCGGATCTCGATGCCGGGCATGGTGATTCCTCTCAGATGCGGGCGAGTGCCGGGGCGACGTGCTGGTTGGCGGGGCGCGGGAGGCCGTACCTCTCGCGCAGGGTCCGGCGCGGGCCGTACTCCTCGCGCAGCAGGCCGCGGGCGCGCAGGATCGGGACGACGTGGTCCACGAAGGCGTCCAGGCCGGACGGCAGGACCGCGGGCATGATGTTGAAGCCGTCGGCGGCGCCGAGCGTGAACCACTCCCCGACGGCGTCGGCGACCTGCTCGGGCGTCCCGGTGAAGGTCAGGTGCCCGCGCCCGCCGCCGAGCCGGCCGATCAGCTGCCGCACGGTGAGCCGTTCGCGCCGGGCGAGCTCCACCACGAGCGTGTAGCGGCTCTTGGCGCCCTCGACGGAGCTCTCCGGCGGCAGGTCGGCGGGCAGCGGTCCGTCCAGCTCCAGCGTGCCCGGCGGCAACTGCAGCAGCCCCTCCAGCCGGTCCACGCCGTGCGCGTACACGAGGTGGTCCTCCAGCGCCTGCTCGTTCGCCCGCGCCTCCGCCTCCGTCGAACCGATCACCGGGACGATGCCGGGCAGCACCTTGACGTGGTCCGGGTCGCGGCCGGCCGCCGCCGTCAGGGACTTGAGGTCGGCGTAGAAGTCCTGGGCGTCCCGCAAGGTCTGCTGGGCGGTGAACACCGCCTCCGCGTAGCGGGCCGCGAACGCCTTGCCGTCCTTCGACGAGCCCGCCTGGACCAGCAGCGGATAGCCCTGCGGCGAGCGCGGCACGTTCAGGGCGCCCTCGACGTTGAAGTACTTCCCCCGGTGGCGGGGCGGATGGATCTTCGTGTCGTCGCCCCAGACGCCGGCCGCCTTGTCGGCGACGATCGCGTCGTCCTCCCAGCTGTCCCAGAGCTTGAGCGCCACGTCGAGGAACTCGGCGGCCCGGGCGTACCGCTCCGCGTGCGCGGGCTCCGCGTCGAGCCCGAAGTTGCGGGCCGCCTCCGCACCGGCCGTGGTGACGATGTTCCAGCCCGCCCGGCCGCCGCTGATGATGTCCAGCGAGGCGAACCTGCGCGCCAGGTTGTAGGGAGAGTTGTACGAGGTGGAGGCGGTGGCGATCAGCCCGATGTGCTCGGTGGCCGTCGCCAGCGCGGTGAGCAGGGTGAGCGGCTCCAGGGCGCCGGCCGGCCGCTGCGCGAGGTTGCTCCACAGCTGCGGTCCGTCGGCGAGGAAGAGCGAGTCGAAGGTGCCGCGCTCGGCGATCCGGGCCAGGTGGATGTAGTGGTCCAGTGCCACGTGGGCGTACGGGTCGCTCTCCGGGAGCCGCCAGGACGCCTCGTGGTGGCCGGTGTTCATGAGGAAGGCGTTGAGGTGCAGCCGGCGCCGGGTCGTCACTGGTGGTCCTCCTGGTCCGTGGGGGTTTCCTGGTGCGCGGGGGTGCCGGCCGCCGGGCCGTGGCCCCCGTGGTCCTCCGTCACACCGAGCGCGGCCAGCAGCCGCTCGCGGTACTCGCCCAGCAGCGGATCGCGGTACGAGCGCGGGTGCGGGCGGTCGATGGCCAGGTCGAGGCCGATCCGGCCCTCGTCGAGCACGAGCACCCGGTCGGCCAGCACGATCGCCTCGTCCACGTCGTGCGTGACCAGCAGCACCGAGGGCCGGTGGCGCTCCCACAGCTCGCGCAGCAGGCCGTGCATCCGGATCCGGGTGAGCGCGTCCAGGGCGCCGAACGGCTCGTCGGCCAGCAGGAGTTCGGGTTCCCGCACCAGGGACCTGGCCAGCGCGGCACGCTGGGCCTCGCCGCCGGACAGCTCGTTGGGCCAGGCCCGTTCGCGCCCGGCGAGACCCACCTCGGCGAGGGCGGCGCGGCCCCGCCGCGCCGCGTCCTTGCCCTCGGTGCCGAGCAGGACGTTGTCGAGGACGCGCCGCCAGGGCAGCAGCCGGGAGTCCTGGAAGACGACCGACACCCGGTCCGGGGCGCTCAGCGTGCCGCTGCCGGCGACCTCGTGGTCGAGGCCCGCGACGGCGCGCAGCAGGGTGCTCTTGCCGGAGCCGCTGTGCCCGAGCAGGGCCGTGAGCTGCCCGGCCGGCAGGTCCAGGTCGACGTCGTCGAGGACGGTCCGCCCGTCGAAGGAGCGGGTCAGGCCCCGGATCCGGACGGCCGGCGCCGCCTGGGACGAGGGCTGTCCGGTGTGCGTCAGCCGTTCAGTGTGCGTCGCCACGACAGCACCCTCCGTTCGATGATGCGGACCGCGCTGTCGGAGACCAGGCCGAAGATTCCGTAGATCAGCAGACCGACGAGGATGACGTCCGTCTGGCCGTAGTTCTGGGCCTGGAACATCAGGTAGCCGAGCCCGCTGGTGGCGTTGATCTGCTCCAGCACCACCAGGCCGAGCCAGGAACCGGTCACACCGAGCCGCAGTCCCACGAAGAACCCGGGCAGCGCTCCGGGGATGACGATCTCCCGGATGAACCGGAACTTCGACAGCCCCTGCACCTCGGCGAGTTCGACGAACCGGTGGTCGATGCCGGACAGCGCGGAGTACAGGTTCAGGTAGATCGGGATGTAGACGACGATGGCGATGATCGCGATCTTGAAGGTCTCGCCGATGCCCAGCCAGAGGATGAACAGCGGGATCAGACCGAGGGTCGGGATCGCCCGGTTGAGCTGGACCGTCCCGTCGACCAGCGCCTCGCCGATCCGGCTGAGCCCGGCCAGCAATGCCAGGGCCACCCCGGCGGTCAGCCCGAGGGCGAAGCCGGATCCGGCGCGCCGCAGCGAGGTGAGGACGTCCGTGGACAGTGTGCCGTCGCTCCACAACCGCCCGGTGGTGCGCAGGACCGTCCAGGGCGCGGGGATCGCGTTCGGGTCCAGCTGCCCGGCGGCTGAGGCGGCCGCCCAGAGCACGAAGAACAGGGCGGGACCGATCAGCCGGGACGCGGGCAGCCGCTTGCCGGGGGCGAGCCCGCGGCGCCGCCTGCCGCGCCGGGCCGGCCGGGTGGCGGAGCCGGCCGCGGTGTCCTCGGCGGCCGCGGTGTCCTCGGTGACGACGGGGGTGGTCGCGGTGGTGGTCACGGCGCTCACCTCCGGTACCCGGCGGGGACGGCTTGCGCCGCGATGCCCTCGAAGCGACGGTCGAAGAGCTGGCCGACCTCGAACTCCTTCACGAAGCCGCCCTCGGCCAGCAGGTCGGCGGTCTCCTGCTCCCACTTCACGGCCTCGTCCCAGCTCGGCGGGAACAGCGGCTTGTTGGCGAGCTCGGTGATCGCCTCCGCCTGGGCGAGGCTCAGGTTCTGCGTCCCGACGTAGAACTCCCTGTTCCACTCGTCGGGGTGCTCGTACGCCCACACCTGGCCCTTGGCCCAGCGCGGGATGTACGCGGCGACGGCGGCGGCCTTCGCCTTGTCGGCCAGCACGGTGGTGGGCGCCCACAGCAGGCTCAGGAGGTCCACGACGTCGGTGGGGATAGTGCGGGCGCCCTTGGGCCCGTACTGCTTGAGGTAGGCCGGGGACTGCTGGTTGGCGAGCGGGGCGATGTCCACCTGGCCCGCCTGCAGCGCGGTGAGGAACTGGTTGCTGGTCAGCGGCACCAGTTTCACGTCGTCGTACGCCAGCCCGGCCTGCTTGAGCGCCCGCAGCAGGACGACCCCCTGGGCCTGCCCCTGGGAGAAGGCCAGCTTCTTCCCCTCGAAGTCCTTCACCGACCGGATGTCGCTGCCCGGCTTGGTGGCGAAGAGGTAGTTGGGCCTGCGGGTGAGGTTGACGGCGACGATCTTCGCGTCGAAGCCCTGGTAGTGCGCCTGGATGGGCGGGATGCCCGCGTTGTTGGCGACGTCCAGAGACTTGGAGCGGAAGGCGTTGATGACATCGGGACCGGCGCCGATGTTCGCCCAGGAGGAGACCTCGAACGGCAGGTCGGTCAGCCCCGCGAGCTTGAACTGCAACTGCTGGACGCCCTGGTACGAGGAGATCTTCAGGCTGGTGCCCGACGGGACCTCGTCGGACAGCGGGGCGGTCGCCGCCTTCCTGCTCCCGGTGTCGGCGGCGCTGCTGCCCGCGCAACCGCTGAGCCCGGCAGCGGCGGCGGCGCCGAGCAGGGAGGAGAGGAAGAGCCGCCGGTCGGCTCCGGACGGGGACAGAGGTGGCATGGGAGGACTCCCTGATGTCATGGCTGAGTCATGGGGCGGGGCACGGGGAAGTACCGCGGGCGGAGCCGGGGAGAGGACGCGCCGAAGAGGAAAGCGAGGAAAAGGGGAGAACGCGGAGAAGACGGAGAAAGGGGAGGAAGAAGCCGGACACACGCGCGGAGCGCGGCGGGAGGTGACCGACGGACGCGGACGGATCGTCAGCGCGTCAACGTCGTGTCAACGCTTCGATGTGTCAACAACAGAAGGTGCGGCAGCTCATGGGCACGATGCTCCTGGCCTGGTGGAGGGCCTGTCAACATTCGGATCTTCTGAATTAAATCGGTCCCGGTGACAGGGCCGGGAACCCTTCCGGAGACATGCCGAGCGGATCCCGGTAGAGCACGTCCAGGGCCACCGAACCGCCCGCGACGGCCAGGACCGAGTCCGGGAAACTGGTCGGCACGACGGCCGCCGCCCGGTCGGGCCCGACCTCCTCGCGCAGCGCGGCGAGGCAGTCCTCGCGGTGGATCGCGCCCGCCTCGGTGACGACGACCGTGTCCGGGTTGAGCACGTCGAGCAGCAGC belongs to Streptomyces sp. V3I8 and includes:
- a CDS encoding NUDIX hydrolase; amino-acid sequence: MREQLRVAAYAVCVRDGRMLLARWVARDGGRRWTLPGGGMDHGEDPYDTVVREAEEETGYTVEPLALLGVDSNRLIRPRRFGGTDFQGLRLVYEARVTGGELRHETGGSTDMAAWHPLDEVPALERVGLVDVGLALWRERPAAGRVTGVPEHPADT
- a CDS encoding TIGR03767 family metallophosphoesterase, giving the protein MSRIRSVATAARDRRAFLAATGAVSLSAGIGLALRPGTGEAAAGTAATTHGRPVAVSRRAPAAPLAPYTRGTSLSTVAAARPGSGYRRLGDGPAWPRVVRGDLAAPGAGRAERRTALAAFVQFTDLHLVDVQHPLRYEYLRAQTASAWRPQESLSVAGAVSLVERVNALRGAPVTGSPLHFVMTTGDNTDNNARTELDWFLKVMSGGRITPNSGDPDRYEGVQNSDLTLYWQPESALRDADKQLGFPRIDGFLAAAIRELRSPGLNLPWYSTVGNHDSLPGGCYAPGDSFFADFAVGGRKLMTLDESVGTALWKNVKKGGDPRGAGFKEMLTSEGRRMRSVTPDEGRAPFTPAEYLRAHLDPAHTGAGPVGHGYSQANLAAGTQYYTFRIADDLLGISLDTTDPGGHYEGSLGTAQLRWLERTLKAAGKDGEHVIVFSHHTSRTMRNLREDPAHPGERRHGGDEVLAVLGAHRPVLAWVNGHSHKNDITPHPAPGGRSFWEVSTASHVDFPQLARVIEIADNHDGTLSLFTTLIESAAPHRTNVDDLSQTGLAALYRELSFNAPGARTDLSGAPEDRNTELVLKKS
- the pepN gene encoding aminopeptidase N, with the protein product MPGENLSRDEARERAALLSVEEYEVSLDLRSAVGGTDTGTGPRTFRSVTTVRFRSAEPGATSFADLVAPAVTAVSLNGRDLDPGAVFDGSRILLEDLAEDNELVVDAQCAYSRTGEGMHRFVDPEDGEVYLYTQYEPADARRVFAGFEQPDLKAPFRFEVRAPEGWVVWSNGVGELVDGVWRFAGTKPISTYITAVVAGPYHYVTDLYERVLDDGSRLEIPLGALCRKGLARHFDADDVFLVTKQGLDFFHDHFDYPYPFGKYDQAFVPEYNLGAMENPGLVTFREEFIFRGNVTQASYERRANVILHEMAHMWFGDLVTMVWWDDLWLKESFADFMGTFSMVEATRFTNGWTTFANNRKAWAYRADQLPSTHPVTADIRDLEDAKLNFDGITYAKGASVLKQLVAYAGRDAFLEGSRRYFKRHAYGNTRLGDLLAALEETSGRDMTAWSRSWLQTAGVNSLTPQVILDAEGRVAELTVLQDAAESHPELRPHRVAVGLYRKEDADGPLVRYARAEVDVDGPRTVVGELAGADAPELVLVNDDDLTYCKIRFDEGSLDTLRAHLGDITDPLARALCWSALWNLTRDALMPARDFVGLVLRFAGRESDIGVLQTLHAWADSALTFYAAPGWRETGGRLLAEGALRELRSAEPGGQHQLTWARFFAAVATGGADLQMLSGLLEGTEKIDGLEVDQELRWAFLEPLAAHGAADEGVLAAELARDDTASGKRHQVRCLAARPSAAVKAQAWAAVVESDALSNALVEATISGFAQASHRELCAPYASKYFEVIERVWEERSIQIGMDVVRGLFPSLQDSRETLDAADAWLASHGEAAPALRRLVLEARDDLARALRGQVCDGGSAG
- a CDS encoding DsbA family protein, producing the protein MSEQTSAKTPVDFWFDPLCPWAWMTSRWVLEVEKVRDIEVHWHIMSLAVLNEPKLDELPDEYREMLSTTAWQPVRVVTAAAQKHGADILGPLYTALGNRIHNDGLGPTKEAIAGALDEVGLPADLIDYADQADFEFDAELRASHKEGIDKVGQDVGTPVIAVPGADGEQIAFFGPVVTPAPKGEEAARLWDGTLLVASVPGFYELKRTRTKGPDFSNL
- a CDS encoding TauD/TfdA family dioxygenase produces the protein MPGIEIRKVTARIGAQVSGVDIGKPLDEETVTVLRAALDEHKALVFDDVGLDDEGQQAFARHFGDLTTAHPTVPAVADAPNVLPVDSERGRAANHWHTDVTFVLNPPQASTLRSITVPPYGGETLIANSAAAYRNLPEPLRRFADTLWAEHTNDYDYAVPEEEVDEAQAAQRAQFTSVTYRTVHPVVRVHPLTGERGLFIGGFAQRVTGLSVTESRKVLDLLQAYVVRPENVLRHRWSPNQLVLFDNRITQHYAVDNYDGLPRRLNRVTVAGDVPVGIEGKESHSITGDASHYTPVA